In Porites lutea chromosome 7, jaPorLute2.1, whole genome shotgun sequence, a single window of DNA contains:
- the LOC140944487 gene encoding uncharacterized protein codes for MTKFSVSLLGWGLENRTDPAQSYIPIMDIKPAGDFSRFSIQSQTSNGQPKTAGGDDWRVFIWGPTALAPTVIDHENGTYEVLFLILEPGTYHVSVVLDYSLCDGMKNPPDYWFMLGNIHGNGQPHGILWEPYVYLQTPLWEGIPLTITVPPPSGPTRYEEFLSYGLGIPSSCNRNCKLLWDGFGRWINGTWKPQVAGLWRETSPRHRKGILWIYGDSNAGRFYRSIRKTPLCKTVFRGCTFSYNWIYPIKNATVEMNQRNFLPINITRVLKAIANVIHSPHMNDKNSVILLNHGLHFITSTNFSTYRVVIDRIVDLFKETKKSDQGEEELKFKGKMIWKTNAAIHRERLRLPHHHKRRFLTRQRVQLYNSYAAWAMCRAGFEVLDVYPLSASFPNGTDSSYDPYDSVHYKDSVFKPAEEILLEYFKPWIDEHNDERKHPRH; via the exons ATGACAAAGTTTAGCGTCAGTCTTCTAGGATGGGGACTGGAAAATAGGACGGACCCTGCTCAGAGTTATATTCCTATTATGGACATTAAACCCGCAGGTGACTTTAGCAGGTTTAGTATTCAGTCCCAGACATCTAACGGCCAACCAAAGACAGCGGGAGGTGATGACTGGCGAGTCTTTATTTGGGGACCAACTGCGCTTGCTCCGACTGTGATTGATCACGAGAATGGAACGTATGAGGTGCTTTTCCTTATCTTGGAGCCTGGGACCTACCATGTATCAGTTGTTCTTGATTACTCGTTATGTGACGGGATGAAGAATCCGCCAGATTACTGGTTTATGCTAG GAAATATCCATGGTAACGGGCAGCCGCATGGAATTCTATGGGAACCTTATGTCTACCTGCAAACACCTCTGTGGGAAGGGATACCGCTGACCATAACAGTACCACCACCGTCAGGACCCACAAGATACGAAG AATTTCTGAGTTACGGGCTTGGAATTCCTTCGTCATGTAACCGAAACTGTAAACTATTATGGGATGGCTTTGGGCGCTGGATCAATGGGACATGGAAACCACAGGTGGCAG GATTATGGCGGGAAACTTCGCCGAGGCATCGAAAGGGAATTCTATGGATTTATGGGGATTCAAACGCAGGGAGATTTTACCGCTCTATCCGCAAGACGCCTCtttgcaaaacagtttttagAGGCTGTACCTTTTCTTACAACTGGATTTATCCAATTAAAAACGCTACCGTAGAAATGAACCAAAGAAACTTTCTTCCTATCAATATAACCCGAGTCTTAAAAGCTATCGCAAATGTCATTCACTCTCCTCACATGAACGACAAAAACAGCGTTATTCTTCTCAATCATGGCCTACATTTTATAACTTCGACAAACTTTTCAACCTATCGTGTAGTAATCGATAGGATCGTCGATTTGTTTAaagagacaaagaaaagtgaTCAAGGTGAAGAAGAACTAAAATTCAAGGGGAAAATGATCTGGAAGACAAACGCGGCCATACACCGAGAAAGACTGAGACTCCCGCATCACCACAAAAGGAGGTTTTTAACGCGACAG CGAGTGCAGCTATACAATTCTTACGCAGCCTGGGCCATGTGTAGAGCAGGTTTTGAGGTGTTAGATGTTTACCCACTTAGCGCGTCCTTTCCAAATGGTACAGACAGCAGTTACGATCCGTACGACAGTGTGCATTACAAAGACAGCGTGTTTAAGCCAGCGGAGGAAATTCTTCTGGAGTATTTTAAGCCTTGGATTGACGAACACAATGACGAAAGAAAACATCCTCGTCACTAG
- the LOC140944488 gene encoding uncharacterized protein — protein MIVYAVAGVIAFVAILCIILPEKKKRFPKEYLHDNGRPLGFLDDNLRRFHDENGFLILANALVLRTKKPLQEPVVKKALELLAERHPMLRMCIRKNKDGDYFFQKRHNVLVDLRQLDTSNWRNVMEESLLEKFDVENGPLWRLTFLPNARYETETGSDVNDPSFPHECICIFCFHHSIIDGTSYTRLFAEFVHHLNKLNKNEEPKVTTMPMLPPCDVYVDEVIQTKWYHIAMKLAVKLLCFIPGLAKFIKIAMGEKENAFSRKYGMEIQRNPQIQPRTKIIPIEFTKEETTTFLKRCKEWQTTVQGAVQTAASVAMAGMMEEREFEVEATVTVNSRPFFKTKVPNEYVGPYFCRLSCRNKILSSPNPEQFWKIAKVTSEDIHARLKLNKHLEGMKMSFIMRPVFTQMSREGESDRGGRDRTSLLVFSNLGYCKFLDGSLDNDVILRAMYGCSAEHQQGPAIIGNNLATFNGKLFWTVVYYSNLVSDATAQKYADLVKETILDAIKNR, from the coding sequence ATGATAGTTTATGCAGTAGCAGGTGTTATTGCATTTGTGGCCATATTATGCATCATATTGCCTGAGAAGAAAAAGAGGTTTCCAAAGGAGTATCTCCATGATAATGGACGCCCCTTAGGTTTTTTGGACGACAATTTGCGACGCTTTCATGATGAGAATGGTTTTTTGATTCTTGCTAATGCTCTGGTTTTGCGAACCAAGAAACCACTGCAAGAACCTGTAGTGAAGAAAGCCTTGGAGCTTCTGGCAGAGAGACATCCTATGCTGCGCATGTGCATTAGAAAGAACAAAGATGgtgattatttttttcagaaaagacACAATGTTCTCGTGGATCTGCGTCAACTTGACACCTCAAACTGGCGCAACGTTATGGAGGAGAGTTTgttggagaaatttgatgtgGAAAATGGTCCTCTTTGGAGGTTAACATTCCTTCCCAATGCAAGATATGAGACAGAAACAGGAAGTGACGTTAACGATCCATCTTTTCCTCATGAGTGcatttgcattttttgcttTCACCACAGCATAATAGATGGCACATCTTATACAAGACTTTTTGCGGAATTTGTTCACCATCTGAATAAACTGAACAAGAACGAGGAGCCTAAAGTAACAACAATGCCCATGTTGCCACCTTGTGATGTATATGTGGATGAAGTAATTCAGACAAAATGGTACCATATCGCAATGAAATTAGCTGTGAAACTATTGTGCTTCATACCGGGCCTCGccaaatttattaaaattgcaatgggtgaaaaagaaaatgcttttagtAGAAAATATGGCATGGAGATCCAAAGAAATCCTCAGATTCAACCAAGAACCAAGATTATTCCCATCGAGTTTACAAAGGAAGAAACGACAACTTTTCTGAAGCGTTGCAAAGAGTGGCAGACCACGGTGCAGGGAGCCGTTCAAACGGCAGCAAGTGTAGCAATGGCAGGTATGATGGAGGAACGCGAGTTTGAAGTGGAGGCTACAGTTACAGTTAATAGCAGACCATTCTTCAAAACCAAAGTTCCGAATGAGTACGTTGGACCATACTTTTGTCGTCTCTCTTGTAGAAACAAAATTCTTTCTTCCCCAAATCCTGAACAGTTCTGGAAAATAGCTAAGGTCACTTCCGAAGATATCCATGCTAGGCTCAAGTTAAATAAACACCTGGAAGGtatgaaaatgtcttttatcaTGCGACCAGTATTTACTCAGATGTCAAGAGAAGGCGAAAGTGATCGAGGTGGTCGGGATCGCACATCTCTGTTGGTCTTCTCAAACCTTGGCTACTGCAAATTTCTTGATGGAAGTCTAGATAATGACGTCATCCTTAGAGCAATGTACGGTTGCTCTGCAGAACACCAACAAGGACCCGCCATCATTGGCAACAACCTGGCCACATTCAACGGAAAACTTTTTTGGACGGTTGTGTATTATAGCAACCTTGTAAGTGATGCCACCGCCCAGAAATATGCTGATTTAGTCAAAGAAACTATCCTTGATGCAATCAAGAACCGCTAA